The Primulina huaijiensis isolate GDHJ02 chromosome 18, ASM1229523v2, whole genome shotgun sequence DNA window CGAACCCACGAAGCGCCGTGAGTCCATTAGAAATTAAACATGAATTCTAAGTATGTGTTTTTTTAAGATCATATGTACACTTTGGCACACAAATAATAGTTTTGAATGTACTAAGACTACTACTGCTACTATTGCTACGTGAAGACTTACTGGTATAATATGGCCTTGGAGATATAGATCGATAATACGATTGAAAGAAGTCCTTGTTCTCTTTCAGCAGCTCCTTCCATACTGCAGCAATAGATATAAATTAATCGTTGACCACTTGCCGATTGATTAATTCATATTCTGAGTAGATTTATCAAGATTTCAAACAAGTTCCACTTCTAGAAATTGTGTCGGCTGCAATTTTAATTAACCAAACCATATATTTCATGGCTTTAACTAGAGCTGTCGACTATTCTTCGATGTCAAGGTAATAGCCATAAATAGTCATCGACATAAGGTAGAAAAATAGGTCAATGGGacataaaattcattattaATTACACTTATTATGAACCTAATTAAAAGTACTTAAAATTAGATGTAACATCAAAGAAATGTTAAATATCTCCATGTttgataatattatgatatttcTAGAGCATAACCACAGAAGATTCATCGACGAATCATGAAGATACTTACCGGTGATCGTTACGAGAGGTCGAATTTTAGCATGCTCGGCCAAGGCTTTCACACACTGGTCTCTGTCCATATGAAGCAGCAAGCACCTCTCTATAAGATTCTGAACCTGAAAAATGATCGACAAAAACTTGATAATTAGAACAAATTAGAaagcaagactgtatttgaggaTCTAAGAGATCAAATGAGTGAATATTAATTACCATTCTAATGTAGGTGTGAGGGTGGCAATGCAAGCATGGGAAATGGTTCATTTTGTTATCATACATGGCTTTGAAGAATATGGACAAGATCAattacaaagaagaaaatggggAATATTGCAAACAAATGAAAGAGAAagttgaattatgttatgtgaGAAAGAACAAGATATTTGAAAAACCACCCCCCCTCCCCCCGTCCTTATATATGTGGAAAAATTCGGTACCATGTTGATCATGGTCTTGTACAGATGGGGGGTGGGGTGGGGTACGGTGGGGGGAGATTGTTATCCACAATATCTGAGTGAAGGGCCAAAAAGGATAGAGTAATCCAAACAAGAGATTCACCTCATCCCATAAAAGATAAGAATACTACACATGCATGCATTTGATTTGTACTTGAGAATTAAGGGAGGGGCGCAAATTAAATCAGGTTTCCTATTCCTACTGGTAAGTAGAGCTGGTACTGGTAGCTGGCTCagttcaaattaaaatttatttatttaagattttattatttattttttttttatttttttaaaatttaataatcttgatatatatatatatacacacacgtaGTTTTGTCATGTTGTCCACCAACTGTGCACACATCTGTGCTCATCAATGAAGTGATACTCACCTAttggatatataattttgatatcaaCTTATTGATAGACACAAAGTAGGCAACATagcaaaattatatatatatccactaaatttttggatttgtacgtgtttatatcttcttttttttggcGGATTAAGcattgtgatatatatatatatatatgtcgaATAAATTTTTGGATCTGTATgtgtttatcttttttttttttgggggtgGAACTAAGCATTGTGGCCCCAAATAAATAGATCTTAATTTGAAGAAACCCTAGCTAGTTACGAATTCTAGCATTTTCTCGGTCCCATTTTCTTCAAGTGACATGAATGCATGCATTATGGTGCCACTGGCCCCTTTGGGTATACATGTTTTCGTCAAGTCGTTGTTGCGTGAATAATTCAACTATTTTTTAGTTTATATgccattgtttttaaaatttgttatatggtattatatgatatagatatatacatacatatattatgCATGGCAAAAATTGGAATCTGCTATGCTTAATGTATTCATTAGAAATACATGGGTTTGTTCAAGTTATCAGTATTCTTAAAGTATACACTATAAAATCTTTCTTGTCTAGCTTATAAGCACTAACATTATATTTGATACTCTAATTTGCGTATTTTTCATTTTCGGCACTTTCATTAAGCATATTAATTTTAAGATTAATCATTTTTCGCTTTACCAAAGGTTTATATCTTGTGATAACTAACGATGTAACTCAAATACTTTTAATTATACAATAGATCGATCGAGTGTCAGAGGGTAACTAAGAGCAATTATAGCTTCCCCAACACGTCATCATTTTTCTAGCTACTCGATGTTGTCACTTCAGTGAAAAATGAATAgaattgaaaaaatatacaaattagTGGAATAAGACCGATAATTGACtaacaaaatgaaaaaattaaaaacgtgCAATTTTTTCGTCTGACATTTTTGTGAACTCACTTAAAATGACCAAATATAGTATTACTTTCATGGATTGGtacttattaataattaataactagCAAAATGACATATGTATTGTGTGTAtataatcatattattttaatttttttatgaaatataaatcCCAATAATTAGTAAGAGAATTAGCTTTAAATTAATGCATAATATAGAGATGAGATTGTATTTTAAATAGGTCAGTTACGTTGATTGAATACGGTCATCAAAATTATACTGAATAATTATACTTAAGATGTTAAAAATTTTCTCAATAAGCCATTAGAATGGATGATTAGGCTTAAGGTGTTAAATTGTCGTTAATTAGAGAACGATATTTTAGTCGGTTGCTAATTCCGTATCAATTAATACAAAACTCACGCgtgacgatctcacgggtcaattttgtgaaacaaatattttatatgggtcatccacgaaaaaatattactttttatttcaaatatattaatttttattgtaaatatggacagaaTTGATACGTTTTacgaataaagatatgtgataccgtcttatgaaagacctactccAATTAATATAGcgtttttttgtagtgtatGCTATTTCTTAACAAAACAAACTTTGATCATTACTAATTGTTAtgcaatttttttgaaaaattcataCTATGTGttctaaataatattttatttattatttgattgaataTTTCTAcgtgtatttaatttattaatataatttaatttatcattttgtgTTTAAAGAGTGATGTgttctttttttatttgagcATTGTCGTTCagtttccaattttttttaataaagtttataatatttattttgtttaagttTTGTATGAGATATCCAATATCTTACCATTTGTtaactattttaatttattaactaaaattcaaaattttattatattattaaatatatgaatatgaatacagtaaaaatatttaaaaaagacACTTCGACCACTGAAGCGGACACCACATTATTGGGCCTCCATGTGGCAGAACCCAATGGTNATTGGATATACAAGACGTGATTTTAACAGTGTTCACATTGATGTTTAAAGccataataaattcaattaagttATCTTAACTttcaaaatgatttaatttattttatttcttaatttatttaaaattatattatgataaataaatatcaaatttaatatacaactatgttttttttatattgatgaaaatataataaataaatatctgtCATCCGAGCCTGGACCTTTTGTTTCTGGACGACCGAAGCAAAAATAATCACTATTAGAAAATATACTTACACATATGATGTGTTTGTCTCGATGCATtaacatatatatgtgtgtgtgctcCCCTTTAACATGTTAGCTGAAACAGAGAAATATGTGAATCTTTGAGATGAGTAATTCACTGACAAGCAATTGGTAGTAATCAAATCAAAGAATCatgcatttgaattttttaaacaaattttcaGGTACTCTTGCTGATGTCGAGGCTGCGCGCATAGCCGAGTTTATTCCAGTTCATGTTGCCAAGTACATTTCAGGCGTTCCAGaattattattcattttttatcacagagaaaaaatttcttgaatacaTTTGCAATCATATACAGTACATTCAAAACTCAATTTACTTTTACTCACCAAGATTTATTCTTTTTGTAATATTGTTGTGAGGTCTATCTTTGAGCCTTTAAGACCAAGAATATTCGGGAAGAGTGTGTGGCTAGCTTGGATTCCTCGAAGCTAAGATGAGTTGTTCTAGTGAATCCCAAGATTAAAAGAGTTATGATAGTGAATGTGATGTTAGGTGGATGACATGATGACATTGTTGGTGAaagaaaatttcaaacaaaCATCCAACAAATCTTTCTTGATTAAAGTCGTCTTATTTGATGGAAAATCTTGTATAAGTTCACACCATAGTTTGCACATATAAATAGGTGGATTACCACTTCATTTATATCATCTCATCTTCTCAAAGCATCCTTAAATAGATAGagcaaaaaaaaagaagaggatTTTTTCTTTAATGTTTAGTGTTCTCTTGTATGatttagagaaaatattttctcggttATACTCGGAGTTGGGGTTGTGAGAGATTGAGTATTGTATATGCTTGTAATATTTTCTCCATATAATAAAGATTTACAGTAGCTCCGTGAATGTAGCCTATATTTGGTGAACTacttaaatatttgtgttcttgttgattattttattccgcatttttggtactatattatcatcatgATCGACATTGTTTTGATGTAAATCcacaacaactggtatcagagccttgctGTAAAATTTCTTAGAATTCTGAATATACTTTGTGGTTGCATCTTTGTCTGATCTTTCATAtcataaaagattttttagatttttttgctaaggctagagaatcGATGGTCGGAGATTATGGATCTGGACCGgaaatcaacaagttcgacggaaTAGATTTTTCATTCTGGCGGTTACATATTAGAGATTATCAGTATAGCAAGaattgcatcaacctctatcaggaaaTAAGTCGAAAAAGATGGATGATGATGACTGAGAGCTCATTGACCGACTGgtgttaggtgtaatacgattgacTCTAACGAAAAACGTAGCATATAACGCGGCGGGGGCACAAACCACATAAAAGATGATGTCATTTTATTGAACATCTACGAAAATCCATAAacaaacaacaaagtacatctcatgaaaaagttatttaacttgaaaACGGGAGAAGGTGCTTCGATGGCTAAAcatatcaatgaattcaacacgattttTTCTCAactaacatcggttgaaataagttttgatgatgagattcagGCACTTATCCTTTTGGCgcctttaaaaaataattgggaaccgatgcgaGCATCAGTTAGCAATTCTGTTGGCAAAAGAAAGCTATAATTCAATGATATCAGATATCAAATTCTTGCCGAAGAGGTTCGCATGATGGATTCAAGTGAATGGACATCATCGAGACCTGCTCTAAATCTCTATAACAGAGGAAGAGACAAAAGTGGTGAAATAACATCTAACATATGGCGTGGCAAATCCAAGTCAATAAATGGAAGAGACAAAGACACTTTTGAAAAGAATTTGAAGTGTTGGAGTTGTGCTGAAACTAATCACTTGTAAAAGAATTGcaaatcaacaaaaaataatgcaaatgttgttactgaggaagtacatgatgctctattactatccatggaaagcccggtAGATTTTTTGTTATGGACTcaggagcttcgtttcataccactggtaatcatgatgtattcgataattacatcGATGGCGATTACGGAAAATTTTTCCTAGCCGATGGAAAGGCTTTGGAAATAGTCGGTATGGGTGATATCCGCATGATGATGTCAAATGGATATGTcaggaaaatcaacaaagtcatACATTTATCAAAATTGACACACAATCTGATCTCAGTGGGACAGCTCGATGGCTAATGCCATAATGTGACCTTTGGTGCTAGTTCCTAGAAAGTGAACAAATGAGTCATGATTGTTGTCCGAGGAAAGAAAACTAGAACACTTTATGTAACTTTCAGTTGCAGAGATACATTATTAGTcgtggatgctggagctaattcaagtctatggaaTTGTAGGCTTGGGCATATGAGTGAGAAAGGAATGAAGATGATTGTATCAAACGGGAAGCTATCAGGATTAAAGACCATTGAACACAAGCTATGTGAAAGCTGTTTCTTTGGAAAACAGAAAAatgtgagcttttcaaaaggcggAAGAGAACTGAAAGCAGTAAAGTTTGATCTGGTTGatactgatgtatggggac harbors:
- the LOC140964055 gene encoding uncharacterized protein, whose amino-acid sequence is MYDNKMNHFPCLHCHPHTYIRMVQNLIERCLLLHMDRDQCVKALAEHAKIRPLVTITVWKELLKENKDFFQSYYRSISPRPYYTNGFVQRAPRFARRSKYQWR